A DNA window from Agarivorans sp. TSD2052 contains the following coding sequences:
- a CDS encoding flagellar protein FlaG: MDSNVGLVSTSAATVGLTQSREPEVSAADKMEVAQISLQKEQQQAKAQQQADQEKRQSDDREQVEDVVASINQLLEVQDRDVKFVVDERDGQFFTSVLNRSTDELIREIPTEEYRQLEERLQKFQDAIGETTGLFVDQLV, encoded by the coding sequence ATGGATAGTAATGTTGGTTTAGTATCCACGTCGGCGGCAACCGTGGGCTTAACGCAAAGTCGAGAGCCAGAGGTTAGTGCTGCCGATAAAATGGAAGTGGCACAGATATCGCTTCAAAAAGAACAACAGCAAGCTAAGGCTCAACAACAGGCCGACCAGGAAAAACGTCAGTCGGATGACCGTGAACAAGTAGAAGATGTGGTTGCTTCAATCAATCAGTTACTCGAGGTCCAAGATAGAGACGTGAAATTTGTAGTTGACGAGCGAGATGGGCAGTTCTTTACTTCGGTACTGAATCGAAGTACTGATGAGCTGATTCGCGAGATCCCTACAGAAGAGTATCGTCAGTTGGAAGAGCGGCTGCAAAAATTTCAAGACGCCATTGGCGAAACAACCGGCTTGTTTGTTGATCAATTGGTATAA
- the fliS gene encoding flagellar export chaperone FliS produces MYQKGINQYRQVGVKDQVATADPHRITQILMQTALENLAVAKGCIERSDFQNKGKPLAKATSIITSLKNTLDFDRGGDIAVNLADLYSFMLERLSEASIANDAVIVGEVIDLMLPIKSAWDQIPEADKQKAYQMRGE; encoded by the coding sequence ATGTATCAGAAAGGTATTAATCAGTATCGTCAAGTGGGTGTTAAAGATCAGGTTGCAACCGCTGATCCTCACCGAATTACGCAAATTTTAATGCAAACCGCTCTAGAAAATTTAGCGGTAGCCAAAGGGTGTATTGAGCGTTCTGATTTTCAAAATAAGGGAAAACCCTTAGCTAAAGCCACGTCTATTATCACTTCTTTGAAAAACACATTGGACTTCGACCGCGGTGGAGATATTGCGGTTAATCTGGCTGATCTGTATTCATTTATGTTGGAACGTTTATCTGAAGCGTCTATCGCTAATGATGCTGTGATTGTCGGCGAAGTTATCGATCTAATGTTACCGATTAAGTCTGCCTGGGATCAAATACCAGAAGCTGATAAGCAGAAAGCCTATCAAATGCGTGGCGAGTAA
- the fliD gene encoding flagellar filament capping protein FliD, translating into MTGITAAGIGSGLDLEALIEVTLSAERAGKDARFEETKTTLEVTLSAVGSIKSKLSAFRSILEKAQSQDTFFPRTATTNEAAGSESFSVDLADNATNGNYAIEVQALAQGSALTSIDAASNGGTPLYSSEDDVIATTDGQLTFSTSSGESMVVDVTAGTTLKELREQINSQDDNFGVSVNLIDTGSEIRLSMTSNETGDGNTLQVTNTGANAELDNFTNVGGKMDVTDASSAKITIDNIEATSSTNNFNNVISGVSIDVNKLTTSAVTVDIQPSEEKSVENIKAFIDAYNNVIQEIDKHTKATSVQEGDDNSGRKELSGDPMFRTLRYSLGGLSTNGYDDAAPGMRTLYGIGIEMDADGLLTLNESEFKEAINNNLDGVGELFAMEGGVAESFLATVKSYEQTGGVLATREDSVKSQKRDLEHQMLDFEERMTSYESTLRSKYTAFDVTMGSLNSQMSYIMGQLG; encoded by the coding sequence ATGACAGGAATTACAGCGGCAGGTATTGGTAGTGGCTTAGATCTAGAAGCCCTAATCGAAGTGACTCTGAGTGCAGAGCGAGCAGGTAAAGACGCACGCTTTGAAGAAACCAAAACCACCCTCGAGGTGACCCTTTCCGCTGTCGGCAGCATCAAATCTAAACTTAGTGCATTTCGTAGCATACTTGAAAAAGCACAAAGCCAAGATACCTTTTTCCCTCGAACAGCCACCACTAATGAAGCCGCAGGTAGCGAATCGTTTTCTGTTGATCTCGCTGATAATGCGACTAATGGTAACTACGCTATTGAAGTACAAGCCTTAGCGCAAGGCTCCGCATTGACCTCTATTGACGCTGCTAGTAATGGCGGAACACCACTTTATAGTTCAGAAGATGATGTTATCGCGACAACTGACGGCCAATTAACCTTTAGTACGTCTAGTGGAGAATCAATGGTTGTTGATGTCACTGCGGGCACCACGCTAAAAGAATTACGTGAGCAAATTAACAGCCAAGACGACAACTTCGGTGTGTCGGTCAACTTGATAGATACCGGTTCAGAAATTCGCCTATCAATGACCTCAAACGAAACCGGGGACGGAAATACCTTACAAGTGACCAACACTGGCGCTAATGCTGAGCTAGATAACTTTACCAATGTTGGCGGGAAAATGGATGTGACCGATGCATCTTCAGCCAAGATTACTATCGATAATATAGAAGCGACTAGTTCAACCAATAACTTTAATAATGTAATTTCTGGGGTATCTATTGATGTCAATAAATTGACGACCAGTGCAGTTACTGTAGATATACAACCGAGTGAAGAGAAGTCGGTTGAAAATATTAAGGCATTTATTGACGCTTATAATAATGTGATTCAAGAGATCGATAAACATACCAAAGCAACCTCGGTACAAGAGGGGGATGATAACAGTGGCCGCAAAGAGTTAAGTGGCGACCCCATGTTTAGAACCTTACGCTATAGTTTAGGCGGCTTGTCGACCAATGGTTATGATGATGCAGCGCCCGGTATGCGTACCTTATATGGTATAGGCATTGAAATGGACGCTGATGGCTTATTAACATTGAACGAATCAGAATTTAAAGAAGCCATTAATAACAACTTAGACGGCGTTGGCGAGCTTTTTGCAATGGAAGGTGGTGTAGCTGAGAGCTTTTTAGCTACCGTAAAAAGTTACGAACAAACGGGTGGGGTATTAGCCACACGTGAAGACTCAGTTAAGAGTCAAAAAAGGGATCTGGAACATCAAATGCTAGATTTTGAGGAGCGTATGACCTCTTATGAATCGACTTTAAGATCTAAATACACCGCATTTGATGTCACCATGGGTAGTTTAAATAGCCAAATGTCCTATATTATGGGGCAATTGGGTTAG
- a CDS encoding flagellin N-terminal helical domain-containing protein, translated as MALVVNTNVSSLNAQRQLASSGNTLDTAYQRLSSGFRINSAKDDAAGLQISNRMTSQIQGLDRAVMNAQDGISVAQTAEGAMDELTNMMQRMRVLAVQSQDGINNSSDRTALQAEVSQLKLEMSRVATTTQFGGVNLLDGGYSAAFLVGANAGQNISVNISRSGGWGASGLGLASLSVSSVAGASAAMALLDSAIKLVDSERAELGAVQNRFQSTIRNLSNISENISGARSRIKDTDFAKETADLTKAQILQQTSTSILAQANQRPQAALALV; from the coding sequence ATGGCATTAGTTGTCAACACCAATGTGTCGTCATTGAACGCACAACGCCAGCTAGCAAGCTCTGGCAATACACTAGACACCGCATACCAACGTTTAAGTTCTGGTTTCCGTATTAACAGTGCGAAAGACGATGCTGCTGGTCTACAAATCTCTAACCGTATGACATCGCAAATCCAAGGTCTTGACCGCGCGGTGATGAACGCTCAAGATGGTATCTCAGTAGCGCAAACTGCTGAAGGTGCAATGGACGAGTTAACTAACATGATGCAACGTATGCGCGTGTTAGCGGTTCAATCTCAAGATGGTATCAATAATTCAAGCGACCGAACTGCACTTCAAGCTGAGGTTTCTCAACTTAAACTTGAAATGAGCCGAGTAGCGACAACTACCCAATTTGGTGGTGTTAATCTACTTGATGGCGGTTACTCTGCTGCATTCCTAGTGGGAGCGAACGCTGGACAAAATATCAGTGTAAACATCTCTCGTTCAGGTGGTTGGGGAGCGTCAGGCTTAGGTTTAGCAAGTCTGTCTGTTTCTAGTGTTGCTGGTGCAAGTGCTGCAATGGCTTTACTGGATTCAGCAATTAAACTGGTTGATTCTGAGCGAGCTGAGCTTGGTGCGGTTCAAAACCGTTTCCAATCTACAATTCGAAACTTGTCTAACATCTCAGAAAATATTTCTGGTGCGCGTTCTCGAATCAAAGATACTGATTTCGCTAAAGAAACGGCTGATTTAACTAAAGCTCAAATCTTACAGCAAACTAGTACTTCTATTTTGGCTCAAGCTAATCAACGCCCACAGGCTGCGTTAGCTTTAGTTTAA
- a CDS encoding motility associated factor glycosyltransferase family protein codes for MLRNIDFQISSDTNEQQTIEATVTPIIKRKFQINLNAISVYSQELAEKLHRHPPAHYSPFITRKKHLNIVNVHKGRALYDVVPNVQVNQQLSDFQQRGLLVNSETMNSCIEPNEHSLMTIEQRYPGLEEQYTGISSESDSLMILGCGLGLHIEQLLQMKVWKHVLLIEPEWDLLAVSLYSAQWLNIVNYLQNQDCKLTFIIGETGQQMLHSVKEWQQQTAESHFFLFKHYNYIPFNALEWGFATRSLSFENIDKIQWRSEDEDRDYECCYSMNHFMGSSFSSQQLAAIHDTLLQRQQNNLLAFAEHMPDIYAQSLSYQQQRWQLLLMPNGEVNLFDSDYGVCLFSKSPKQESQNYFEHYSSNPKLEALDARKGLRKPSPYIHYKRSDELKELVSSLPTESRTKLPQRLPSFIMYGCGAGYQIEHLLLSHDIDYFILYEPNIDYFMASMYLIDWQAVLHRVEENEQHIYLNIGDDGSNMFSDLHTKLQQQGINILSYTFFYVSYFHKVMDTAIRSTREQFRVLMNIGEYFDHAMFNISHTNEAFRRGHHHLLKRKTPEITKLLADTPLFIVGNGPSLDASIEHIRRHQGHAIIISCGTCLKTLHKLGIKPDFHAEVEQTRATVEWIEQVNDPEWVKSIDLMSVNGVHPDVTALFNDALICFKRGEAATLMYQDSVPETNLFEDILYSYPTVSNSALAYALKLGFKQIYLFGIDLGFKDPTQHHSKHSAYFHEKTGKELYNYAKHGTGLRVQGNFQEWVNTKFEFRFAREVMEETIAEYPDADVFNCSDGAYIGGTQPLNGDDVIANKVVDKSELKTKLKSDAYTIDTSKLYSAFKQQYQPQAFADDCQALLKQLDEKQHNWQEVLALLNNQLLFVQRSSANKHSLFFALLRGSASFSLTYLTRLAFSSEDEDICIERFEQGKQIWREYVEEAKEYTLNRADEWDVTSQKASWDRQAKTS; via the coding sequence ATGCTGAGAAATATCGATTTTCAAATTAGCTCTGATACTAATGAGCAACAAACCATTGAAGCCACTGTTACTCCCATCATTAAGCGTAAATTTCAAATCAATTTGAACGCTATCTCGGTTTATTCACAAGAGCTGGCCGAAAAACTTCACCGCCATCCGCCTGCACATTATTCGCCGTTTATTACCCGTAAAAAGCACCTAAACATTGTGAATGTTCATAAAGGTCGTGCGCTTTACGATGTCGTACCCAACGTACAAGTTAACCAGCAGTTGAGTGATTTCCAGCAACGCGGTTTATTAGTGAATAGTGAAACCATGAACAGTTGCATTGAGCCTAATGAACATAGCTTAATGACCATTGAGCAGCGCTACCCTGGCCTAGAAGAACAATATACAGGTATTAGTTCAGAGTCAGACAGTTTAATGATTTTAGGCTGCGGCTTAGGGCTGCATATTGAGCAGTTGCTACAGATGAAAGTCTGGAAACATGTTTTGTTAATTGAGCCTGAATGGGACTTGTTAGCCGTCTCTTTGTATAGTGCTCAATGGCTTAACATTGTCAATTATCTGCAGAATCAAGATTGTAAATTAACCTTTATTATCGGCGAAACTGGCCAGCAGATGCTGCATTCGGTTAAAGAGTGGCAACAACAAACCGCTGAGAGTCATTTCTTTCTATTTAAACATTACAACTATATTCCCTTTAATGCGCTAGAGTGGGGCTTTGCTACGCGTAGCCTGAGCTTTGAAAATATTGATAAAATTCAATGGCGTAGTGAAGATGAAGATCGAGATTATGAATGTTGTTATTCGATGAATCACTTTATGGGCTCGTCTTTTAGTTCGCAACAATTGGCTGCTATTCACGATACTTTGCTGCAACGCCAACAAAATAACTTGCTGGCCTTTGCTGAACATATGCCGGACATTTACGCCCAAAGTTTATCTTACCAACAACAGCGCTGGCAGTTGCTGCTAATGCCTAATGGTGAAGTGAATTTGTTTGATAGTGACTATGGTGTGTGTTTATTTAGTAAAAGCCCTAAACAGGAAAGCCAAAACTATTTCGAACATTATTCATCTAATCCAAAGTTGGAAGCGCTTGATGCGCGTAAAGGGCTGAGAAAGCCTAGCCCCTATATTCACTATAAGCGCTCTGACGAATTAAAGGAGCTGGTCAGTAGTTTGCCCACAGAGTCAAGAACCAAGCTTCCGCAGCGCTTACCCTCATTTATCATGTATGGTTGTGGTGCAGGCTATCAAATAGAGCACTTGTTGTTATCTCATGACATCGACTATTTTATTTTGTACGAGCCTAATATCGACTATTTTATGGCGTCTATGTACCTGATAGATTGGCAGGCTGTATTACATCGCGTTGAAGAAAACGAGCAGCATATTTACCTTAATATCGGTGATGATGGCAGTAACATGTTTAGTGACTTACATACTAAGTTGCAACAGCAAGGTATTAATATTTTATCTTATACCTTCTTCTATGTGAGTTACTTTCATAAGGTAATGGATACCGCTATCCGTAGTACTCGAGAGCAGTTTCGCGTATTGATGAACATAGGTGAATACTTCGATCATGCAATGTTTAATATATCCCACACTAATGAAGCGTTTCGCCGAGGTCATCACCATTTATTAAAGCGTAAAACGCCAGAGATCACTAAGCTACTGGCCGACACACCACTGTTTATTGTGGGCAACGGACCTTCACTTGACGCTAGCATTGAGCATATTAGACGACACCAAGGTCATGCAATTATTATTTCTTGTGGCACTTGTCTAAAAACACTACATAAGCTTGGTATTAAGCCAGATTTTCACGCCGAAGTGGAACAAACACGTGCCACGGTAGAGTGGATTGAGCAAGTTAATGATCCTGAATGGGTCAAAAGTATCGATTTAATGAGTGTGAACGGTGTTCACCCTGATGTTACGGCACTATTTAATGATGCATTAATTTGTTTCAAACGTGGCGAAGCCGCCACGTTGATGTATCAAGACTCTGTACCCGAGACTAATCTGTTTGAAGATATTTTGTATTCTTACCCGACAGTGTCTAACAGTGCTTTAGCTTATGCCTTAAAGCTTGGATTTAAGCAGATCTACCTGTTTGGCATTGACTTAGGATTTAAAGACCCGACTCAACACCACAGTAAACATTCGGCGTATTTTCATGAGAAAACCGGTAAAGAGCTTTATAATTACGCCAAACATGGTACTGGCCTAAGAGTACAAGGCAACTTTCAAGAGTGGGTGAACACTAAGTTTGAATTTAGATTTGCCCGTGAAGTGATGGAAGAAACCATTGCAGAGTATCCTGATGCTGATGTCTTCAATTGCAGTGATGGGGCTTATATTGGTGGAACCCAGCCATTAAATGGCGATGATGTGATCGCTAATAAAGTGGTCGATAAAAGTGAGTTAAAAACCAAGCTTAAGAGTGACGCGTATACCATTGATACGTCGAAGCTCTACTCTGCTTTCAAACAGCAGTATCAGCCGCAAGCGTTTGCTGATGATTGCCAAGCATTGCTAAAACAATTAGACGAAAAACAACACAATTGGCAAGAGGTGTTAGCGTTACTAAATAACCAGCTATTGTTTGTTCAAAGAAGCTCGGCCAATAAACACTCGCTATTTTTTGCCCTGTTACGTGGCAGTGCTTCTTTTAGTTTAACCTATTTAACTCGATTGGCATTTTCGTCAGAAGATGAAGATATCTGTATTGAAAGGTTTGAGCAAGGGAAGCAGATCTGGCGTGAATATGTTGAAGAAGCTAAAGAGTACACACTTAATCGCGCAGATGAATGGGATGTAACAAGCCAAAAAGCGTCTTGGGATCGACAAGCGAAAACCAGCTAA